A window from Agrobacterium tumefaciens encodes these proteins:
- a CDS encoding TIM barrel protein: MSNLIGTGFNAGSDDGELATLESDLRALADIGCDTVEIAVTSLDLIAGGRIIEERAERFVALAKQFGFRYTVHGLVSSNFMDPVTCRYQIDAAKALAVLCDRIGAGILVQHSGALRADQIAERADADAREREALFELAEFCKPYGVRVALENIFSTEPGQYRQTPTEVAATVKALGHDNVVALIDFSHAYLESTYRGLDFRAELRAMATVAGHLHVHDSFGRPQGFYEPYFPQESTALGIGDLHMPLGWGDIDWQDIFSELTFLPDTVLMMEIGRRYRAEQPASLETARHLMSLNAARTQLAAE; this comes from the coding sequence GTGAGCAATCTTATAGGTACCGGCTTCAATGCCGGCTCGGATGACGGCGAACTGGCCACACTCGAAAGCGATCTGCGCGCGCTTGCCGATATCGGCTGCGACACCGTCGAGATAGCGGTGACAAGCCTCGACCTGATCGCCGGCGGCCGCATTATCGAGGAACGCGCCGAACGTTTCGTGGCGCTCGCAAAGCAGTTCGGCTTCCGTTACACCGTGCATGGTCTGGTGTCGTCTAATTTCATGGACCCGGTGACATGCCGTTACCAGATCGACGCCGCCAAGGCGCTCGCCGTGCTCTGCGACCGTATCGGCGCGGGTATCCTCGTTCAGCATAGCGGCGCGCTACGCGCCGACCAGATTGCCGAACGGGCCGATGCCGATGCCCGCGAGCGGGAAGCGCTTTTCGAACTGGCGGAATTCTGCAAGCCCTATGGCGTGCGTGTCGCCCTTGAAAACATCTTCTCCACCGAACCCGGTCAATATCGTCAGACGCCCACCGAGGTGGCGGCGACCGTGAAGGCTCTCGGTCACGACAACGTCGTGGCGCTGATCGATTTCAGCCATGCCTATCTCGAATCGACCTATCGTGGCCTCGACTTCCGCGCCGAGCTTCGCGCCATGGCGACGGTTGCCGGCCATTTGCATGTGCACGATTCCTTCGGCCGCCCGCAGGGCTTTTATGAGCCCTATTTCCCGCAGGAAAGCACGGCGCTTGGCATCGGCGACCTGCATATGCCGCTCGGCTGGGGCGATATAGACTGGCAGGACATTTTCTCGGAGCTCACCTTCCTGCCGGATACCGTGTTGATGATGGAAATCGGCCGCCGTTACCGCGCCGAGCAGCCCGCAAGCCTCGAAACGGCGCGGCATCTGATGTCGCTGAATGCCGCACGCACCCAGCTAGCGGCCGAATGA